The Nitrospirota bacterium genomic interval TGTTTTAATTGAAGGAGGTTCCCGGATTAACGCGTCTGCAATCGATGAAAAGGTCGTTGACAAGATTTATTATATGGTGGCTCCGAAACTCATGGGTGGAGAGAATTCCGTTTCCGCCGTCGGCGGACGCTCTCCCGCCGATCTTTCAGCATTAACGGTGTTAAAAAAAGTGAAGATAAAAAAATTAGAAAATGATATTTTAATTGAAGGGTATTTGAATTAATTTTTTCTGTCACGAATAAAACAGGTGAAGCATCAGGCTTTGCCTGTGCGGAACATGGGGTTCGGGGGCATCGGAGGATTTCACGAAGTAAAACCGCACGGGCCCCTGAATAAAACAAGGAGAAAGAAATGAAATTGTTTTTTATCGGGACTTTGATTTTTACAATGGTTGTTTTTTCCTCTTCGAAGCTGTATGCCGCGGAAGACCGTACGCTGGAAAATGTTTTTAAGAATGCTTATTACGGAGCTGCCATTGGAGGATTGCTGGGCGCCGCCATTATGGTTTTCACAGACAGGCCGGTTGATCACTTAAACTATATCGCATATGGAGTGGCCGGAGGGGTGATTGCAGGAACCGTTTATGGTATGACGGTTCAGGCCAGATCTTTTGCTGACATTAACCAGGGCAAACTCGTGATCAATCTTCCTGAACCCGAAATTAAAAATGATTCGCTGCTGGATCCGGCCGAAAAGAAAAGAACGATCGTTTTCCTTCCCCTCCTTCGTTACCATTTTTAATCTGTGTTTACGGGTATTGTTGAAGAGACGGGTGTCGTTAAGAAAATCGCCAAATCGAAGCAATTTGCCCGTATTACGATTGAAGCTAAAAATGTTTTAAAAAATGTCGTTCCCGGAGAAAGCATTTCAGTCGATGGGGCTTGTTTAACAGTGGTTCAGTATTCCAGACCGATTAGAAACAAACCGCGGGGGGGGAGTATGTTTTCAGCCGATCTTTCAGACGAAACGCTGAAGCGGACGACGTTGGGCAGCCTTCATCCGGGAAGCCCGGTGAATCTTGAACGGGCGGCGCGATTTTCAGACCGGATCGGAGGGCATCTCGTTTCCGGCCATATTGACGGCATCGGCGCCATCAAAAAAATAGAACCGGTTGAAAACGCTTGCCTTTTCTTCATTGAGTTGCCCAAAAAGCTCTTAAAGTATTGTATTGAAAAAGGCTCCATTGCCATTGATGGCGTCAGCTTAACCGTGAACCAAATCAACCCGCGTGGGATTTTCCTGATGATCATCCCCCACACGTTAAAAGTGACCACGCTCGGCCATAAAAAAGAAGGCGACAAAGTGAATATTGAAAACGACCTGGTGGGCAAGTACGTCGAACGGTTCGTAAAATTCAGATAAGGTAACAAAGATCGAGCCCGATTAAACAGACTTTGTCCGTAAGACCATGTTTTTCAATAATTACACCTACTTATCTGAACTTATTTTTCAACAGGCTTGGGCAGTCTAGGCAGGGGCCAGTTGGTGGTCCTTAGCCTTACGGGTCTTGAGAGTCGGCAAAGCCTTGATGGACTTCCCAGTTTTTTGTTCGGCCAAGCATAGCTCATAATTACTTTGCAGGTTGAGCCAAAATTGTCCGCTCGTGTTGAAATAATGGCCAAGGCGCAGAGCCGTGTCGCCGGTGATAGAACGCTGTCCGTTCAGAATTTCAGTGACGCGGTTGGTCGGCACCTTCATCTGCCGGGCGAGTTCGGCGGCGCTCATGTCGAGCGCTTTCAGTTCTTCGGCCAAGTGTTCGCCGGGGTGAATCGGAATACGTGCCATTTTTAAATCCTCCTAATGGTAATCAACAATTTCTACTTTTACCGGTCCGAGAGAATCTTCGGGCCATTCGAAGCATAGGCGCCACTGATCGTTAATGCGGATGCTAAATTGGCCACGCCGGTTACCTTTCAGCGCTTCGAAGCGATTACCGGGCAAGCCGACAAGATCTTTGAGAGACAGGGCTGCTTCAAGACGGTCGAGCTTCAGCCGCGCGGCTCGTTCGATACTGGCAAACGGTTTCACTCGTTTACCCACAGCGAAGTCTCTAGTCCGCTTGTCCCGATAGCTGATAATCATTACTTATGATAGGACTAATTATTCATTACGTCAAGCGTAATTATTTTGGATAAAAGCAAATATTGAGAAGATTGTTTTATTGATTAGCGTTTGTAATCGAGTATCCGGCCAGATAGCCGAAGCTTGTGGACTTCAGGAATGTTGCTCGTCGCACGCCCCACCTACCAAACCTAAAAAACCAAATGCCTTAGAATTGGTGATTTTCAATATAAAGAAAGTATAACGCTTAGCTTATCGGGATGTAACCCGGCTTGGCAGGGTTATCAGGTTGAAGCCGTTGTTAGGTTTTTGTTGTCATGTTCCACAGTTATTACTACTTTTCCTTGGGCGTGGCCTTCTTCAAGATACCGGAGTGCTTCAGGGACTTCACTCAGCAGATAACATCTATCGATGACAGGTTTTATTTTGCCGGATTCAAGAAGCTCTTTCAGAAAGAGCAGATCCTTCTGGTTAGGTGTTGACGTCAGGGCACCCATCTTCTTGCTCCCGGCCATGGATATCCATGGTCCCAGAAGCAGGGCTTGAAATAGCTGGGCTGTATTACCTCCAGCCATAACATAAATCCCTCGGGGACTTAATGCACGCTTGTAATCGAAGATCGAACGAAATCCGTTCACCGCAAGGATCAGGTCATAATGCCGCCCGCTCTTGATGAAATCCTCCTGCGTGTAGTCGATAACATGGTCGGCGCCAATCGAGCGCGCCATATCCACCTTCCCCGTGCTACACACGGCGGTAACTTCAGCCCCGAAATACTTGGCGATCTGCACCGCAAACGTACCAACACCACCGGACGCACCATTGATCAAAACCTTTTGTCCCGTCTGTATCTGCCCCTTGTCGCGAAGTCCGTGCAAGGCGGTGAGTGCTGCCAAAGGCACGGCCGCCGCTTCCTCGAACGATATATTGGCTGGCTTCAACACCAATTCATTTTCACGGGCACACTTATATTCGGCAAATCCGCCAAAACCACTTGCGAATATGTCCCCGAACACATCATCACCAAGTTGAAACTGGCCGACATTCTTACCCACCGCCTCAACCCGCCCCGCAATGTCGGCACCGAGTATCTGGAATTTTGTTGGCTTTAGAAGCCCGGAGTACAGACGGGCCAGGAACGGGTCAGCTCTCATGAGACGCCAGTCAGCGGCATTCACTGATGCCGCACGGACTTTTACCAGTACTTCATTGTCCTTGGGAGTAGGTTTTTCTACTTCTTTTAATTCAAGAACATCCGGTGGTCCGTATTTTGTGTATACAATTGCTTTCACCGTTTCTCCATGATCTCTGTTAAATGTAAGTTCCAAACGGTCAATTTCCAAGCCGTTTCGCTCGGAAATAAAGAAATAGCGGCAACCCGAATGAAAGGCCAATCAGCAATGTCGCTGGAATAAAAAGCCAAAGATTTTTCATATTAAGGCGGCTCCCCTCGTAAAATAAAAATACGAAAAACACGACTACTGAAACAAGCAGATCCCCCGCGACGGCAGAAGAGACATGATTTGCAAATATGGATGTGAAGAAAAGAGAGATTGTTGGCTCTGGAACCCCAAGGAAGCCAATAAGAAATGCCCAGGGGATAAGGACGCCTGGAACAGACAAAATCAAGTAAAACGTGCCCTGTGTCATATTTCTTTCTCCTTATATGCCTAACATTCAGAGTAAACGGGCCAGATGGAAGAGAGTTCCGGGACCGCAAGATTAGATATCGGTTTTACGGTTGTGGGTCTTTTGGTCCCCTTATGGAATTAACCCCAGCAAAGTGACACACCTTTACTTCAAGGGCTGAGTGATTGACCAGTGAGTTTGGATGATCCGCCAATGACCGTCTTGATGCTGATATACCTCGGAGCAATTCCAGCGCATTTGTGTTTCTCCGGTATACGAAATGTAATTAAACGTGAGCGCGGCCACCTCGCCGCATATTTGTACTTTTGGATTGATGATCTCATCTCGGTCAATTAAAATTCTTCCTCGGATGGCTTCGTAATAACGGGTCAGCGCCTCCAGGCCATCCAAGCGACGTTCCAGAAAGGGGTCAAAATATAAAACCTCAGGAGCAGAGATCTCCAAATAGCCGGAGGGGTCTCCCTTGCCCCATCGATCCAAGGCCTTACGTTCCATGGCAATAATGGTCACTCCAATGTCTTTCTCGGTTTCCATAGTTCCCCCATTGTTTAGATTTTATTTAGTTCTAACTTCATGATAAGCGCCTGAACACCGACACGATTTACATGTTCGGTTCCCTCTACAATTTGAAATCCAAACTGTTTGTAAAGTTTTACAGCGGGGTTTTTGGCTCGCACACCTAAAGAAATAGAGGAGTAAAAGCGTGTTGCAGACTCGATGAGTAATCTCAATAACTCAGTTCCTATTCTCTTATTCTGGTGCTCTGGAAGAACACCTATAGCCAGTTCCGGCGTGAAGTCATTCAGATATCCATAACCTTTCTCCGGCCCATTCAGTAAGCGGATCCAGGCAGCCCCCACCGGTTGTAAACTGTGTGCTTCAAACGCGGCAAAGCCTAATAACGACCCAATTCGAGACGCCGCTAATACCCGTTCAGCTTCTGCAACAATGGGCTATGCTTTCAAGGTAACAAGGTAAGCAGTTAATTGAATATAAAGAAATTTCCATCAATTAACAAGCCTAAAAAAAGGCCGATTGGGCAACATTATAAAGTGTAAGGTCACGATCTCCATCGATTTCCAAAAGATGGTAAGTTAGAGGAAGGTCTTCAGTGGCGTCTTTCAAGAAGCGTTGTTGATCTACGAGGATTCAATTCCAGAATATTGAAAATAAAGGGGTTTTTCCAAAAAATGAAATTTTTGGCAATCCCGCTTTGCTCCAATCGATGGATGACGATGGAAATGCGTTTGCGGTTTGGGTTCAGCGTCATTGTATCCAGCGAAATTGTGTCTCTTCAAATGTCTGGGCAAATCGATATACAACAGAATCCGGGTGGAAGGGAGCAGTTCAACTGGCACACGGAGCCTCCGATGTCCAGGTGGCAATGGATGGAAACGGTCATGCGATAATCACCTGGGCCCAATTAAAAGGTATTTTTTGGAAGAAATGGAAAATCCAAGCAAATTTATATATGCTCAAAGAAAAAGGGAAGAGTAATATAGGATTCGAGGCGGGCACCCAAAATGCCTCTCATCCAGCGATTGCGGTCAATGATCATGGTAAGGCGGTCATCCTATGGGACGAAACAGACGAAGCCACTTATAAAATGTGGGCTATGTTTATAACCCTTCCTAAGCCATAAGCAACCGCAAGTGCCCCGAACTTTTAAATCTATCCACTTGATCACCTCCTTTACAATCACCACGGAAAAACACTTTGTCGGGGAGGAAGGATTTGATCATAACCTTATTCTTTGACGGTTTTGAGGAAGACTGTTGTGTATTTTCTCCCAAATACTTCCGTTCCACTTTTCAAAGTGTCGAAAGTAAAATGGAATCACTTTTGCCTTTAATAAATTATCTCCTTGATCAA includes:
- a CDS encoding riboflavin synthase — protein: MFTGIVEETGVVKKIAKSKQFARITIEAKNVLKNVVPGESISVDGACLTVVQYSRPIRNKPRGGSMFSADLSDETLKRTTLGSLHPGSPVNLERAARFSDRIGGHLVSGHIDGIGAIKKIEPVENACLFFIELPKKLLKYCIEKGSIAIDGVSLTVNQINPRGIFLMIIPHTLKVTTLGHKKEGDKVNIENDLVGKYVERFVKFR
- a CDS encoding HigA family addiction module antidote protein translates to MARIPIHPGEHLAEELKALDMSAAELARQMKVPTNRVTEILNGQRSITGDTALRLGHYFNTSGQFWLNLQSNYELCLAEQKTGKSIKALPTLKTRKAKDHQLAPA
- a CDS encoding type II toxin-antitoxin system RelE/ParE family toxin translates to MIISYRDKRTRDFAVGKRVKPFASIERAARLKLDRLEAALSLKDLVGLPGNRFEALKGNRRGQFSIRINDQWRLCFEWPEDSLGPVKVEIVDYH
- a CDS encoding NAD(P)-dependent alcohol dehydrogenase — its product is MKAIVYTKYGPPDVLELKEVEKPTPKDNEVLVKVRAASVNAADWRLMRADPFLARLYSGLLKPTKFQILGADIAGRVEAVGKNVGQFQLGDDVFGDIFASGFGGFAEYKCARENELVLKPANISFEEAAAVPLAALTALHGLRDKGQIQTGQKVLINGASGGVGTFAVQIAKYFGAEVTAVCSTGKVDMARSIGADHVIDYTQEDFIKSGRHYDLILAVNGFRSIFDYKRALSPRGIYVMAGGNTAQLFQALLLGPWISMAGSKKMGALTSTPNQKDLLFLKELLESGKIKPVIDRCYLLSEVPEALRYLEEGHAQGKVVITVEHDNKNLTTAST
- a CDS encoding DUF2834 domain-containing protein; translated protein: MILSVPGVLIPWAFLIGFLGVPEPTISLFFTSIFANHVSSAVAGDLLVSVVVFFVFLFYEGSRLNMKNLWLFIPATLLIGLSFGLPLFLYFRAKRLGN
- a CDS encoding DUF4440 domain-containing protein; the encoded protein is METEKDIGVTIIAMERKALDRWGKGDPSGYLEISAPEVLYFDPFLERRLDGLEALTRYYEAIRGRILIDRDEIINPKVQICGEVAALTFNYISYTGETQMRWNCSEVYQHQDGHWRIIQTHWSITQPLK
- a CDS encoding GNAT family N-acetyltransferase, which codes for MVAEAERVLAASRIGSLLGFAAFEAHSLQPVGAAWIRLLNGPEKGYGYLNDFTPELAIGVLPEHQNKRIGTELLRLLIESATRFYSSISLGVRAKNPAVKLYKQFGFQIVEGTEHVNRVGVQALIMKLELNKI